From the genome of Marinicella rhabdoformis:
AAAGAGACCACTCTGTTAAAATCATTGAGTACAACAAAGACAGAAGTCGTTTTATTGCTGAAGAATTAACCAAGGCACTGGTGATTCGAGGCGACTGTACTTCTGAAGAAATATTACATGAAGAGAACATCAACCATGCTGATATTTTTTGTGCTTTGACCAATGACGACCAGGCCAATTTATTGGCCGCATTACTGGCTAAAAAACTCGGTGCTAAAAAAGTCATGACTTTGATTAACAAACAAAGTTATGCACAATTGATTGAAAAAGACACCATTGACATTGCCGTTTCTCCTCAACACATCACCATGGGTGGCATATTGGCTCACGTTCGTGGCGACTATACGGCCAGAGTCCACTCTTTAAGACAAGGCGCTGCTGAGGCCATTGAGGTTGAAGTGAAAGGTGATGCCAACTCGTCTAAAGTGGTCGGTAAATTGGTACAGAATATCAATTTGCCTTTGGGCTGCACCATTGGCGGCATTGTCAGAAACAACAAGGTCATCATGGCGCACCGCAACTTAGTGATTGAACATTTAGATCACCTCATCATGTTTGTTACCGACAAACGCAACATCAACGACCTCAAACGCTTGTTTGAAGTTGACGCTTCTTTTTTGTGACATGAATCCCAGGCTGATAGCAAAAATCATCGGATTGCTGCTGCTGGTCTCCAGCGGCATGATGCTTCCCCCTGCTGTCGTTGGTATGATTTATCAAGATGGTGACATCATCCCTTTTCTTGAAGGCTTCTTGTTTTTGGCTTTAATTGGTGGCAGCTTATTTTTCACTTATCGACACATTTATGCTGAGCTAAAAATCCGCAGCGGTTTTCTTGTCGTTGGCTCATCTTGGCTGATCGTAGGATTGGCAGGCGCCGTACCTTTGTATGCATCAGACTTTCTAGACTTAAGCCTTATTGATGCCATATTTGAATCCATTTCAGGGTTAACCACTACAGGTGCTACCATCTTGACTAACATCGATGACCTGCCGCATTCAGTGAAGTTTTATCGCCAACAAATGCAATGGTTTGGTGGCATGGGCATCATCGTATTGGCTGTTGCTGTTCTGCCCATGTTGCGTATTGGTGGCATGCAAATATATAAAGCAGAAACACCAGGCCCAATGAAGGACCAAAAGCTCACACCTAGAATCACCGAAACTGCCAAAGCACTTTGGTACATCTATTTAGGGATTACCATCACCTGTGCCGTGTGCTACTTTATGGCGGGTATGTCACTTTTTGATGCCATATGTCATGCCTTCTCTACCATATCGATTGGAGGCTTTTCACCACATGACGCTTCTATGGGTTACTTTAATAACGCCCTAATTGAAGCCATTGCGGTAATCTTCATGATGATTGCAGGAATTAACTTCGCCTCACACTTTATGGCGTGGAAAGCGGCCTCAATCAGGACTTACATGCTGG
Proteins encoded in this window:
- a CDS encoding TrkH family potassium uptake protein — its product is MNPRLIAKIIGLLLLVSSGMMLPPAVVGMIYQDGDIIPFLEGFLFLALIGGSLFFTYRHIYAELKIRSGFLVVGSSWLIVGLAGAVPLYASDFLDLSLIDAIFESISGLTTTGATILTNIDDLPHSVKFYRQQMQWFGGMGIIVLAVAVLPMLRIGGMQIYKAETPGPMKDQKLTPRITETAKALWYIYLGITITCAVCYFMAGMSLFDAICHAFSTISIGGFSPHDASMGYFNNALIEAIAVIFMMIAGINFASHFMAWKAASIRTYMLDSEVRVFLGFMVIASILTSFQLYVTGTADSLFESIRQGTFQAVSVGTTAGFTTEPFYLWAGALPIMLMLFSTIGGCAGSTGGGFKVIRMILLFKMSMRELYRLIHPHGKYLVKINDKTVNYRVLDSVSAFFVQFLFLLCVFSILLAAFGADLTTAFSSSLACLTNLGPALGEAGPHYANISEGGKWVLSLAMIFGRLELFTLFILLIPAYWEF